In Ignavibacteriales bacterium, one DNA window encodes the following:
- a CDS encoding polyprenyl synthetase family protein, translated as MSSINLENISNPIKEELAQFNELFKQSMKSKVGLVDLVTRYILKQKGKKIRPLLVLLSSKVAGEISIRTYRGAILVELLHSATLIHDDVVDNADKRRGLPSINAIWKNKVSVLMGDYLLSRGLMIAVDGKDFDFLGIITNAVKRMSEGELLQIGKTKKLDIDEETYFKIISDKTASLLSTCCQIGAASSTTDIELHEAMRKYGENIGMAFQIRDDILDYIGTSSLIGKPLGGDIKEKKITLPLIHSLSKADKPEASKIIKLIKIGGKKDNIKEIIGFVKKYNGIEYAEKIALEFSKTAKANLAAFPDSPSKTSLEALADFIVERTN; from the coding sequence TTGAGTAGTATTAATCTTGAAAATATAAGTAATCCGATTAAAGAAGAACTTGCGCAGTTTAATGAACTCTTCAAACAATCGATGAAATCCAAAGTTGGATTGGTGGACCTGGTTACCCGTTACATTTTAAAACAAAAAGGGAAAAAGATAAGACCACTCTTAGTATTGCTTTCCAGTAAAGTTGCTGGTGAAATTTCTATTAGAACGTATCGCGGTGCTATCTTAGTTGAGCTACTTCATTCAGCCACACTCATCCATGACGATGTTGTTGATAATGCTGATAAAAGAAGAGGACTACCATCAATAAATGCTATTTGGAAAAATAAAGTCTCAGTATTAATGGGGGATTACCTTTTAAGCCGTGGTTTAATGATTGCAGTTGATGGAAAGGATTTCGATTTTCTAGGAATAATTACAAACGCAGTTAAAAGAATGTCTGAAGGTGAACTACTTCAGATTGGCAAAACAAAAAAGCTCGATATTGATGAAGAAACTTATTTTAAAATTATATCTGATAAAACAGCTTCTTTGCTTTCAACCTGCTGCCAGATTGGTGCTGCAAGTTCAACAACAGATATTGAACTCCATGAAGCAATGCGAAAATATGGTGAGAACATCGGAATGGCTTTCCAAATCCGCGATGATATACTTGATTATATTGGAACGTCAAGTTTAATTGGTAAACCGCTTGGTGGAGATATTAAAGAAAAGAAAATTACATTGCCTTTGATTCATTCCCTTTCTAAAGCGGATAAACCTGAAGCATCTAAAATAATTAAGTTGATTAAGATTGGAGGTAAAAAAGATAACATTAAAGAAATTATCGGTTTTGTAAAAAAATACAACGGTATTGAATATGCCGAAAAAATAGCGCTTGAATTTTCTAAAACCGCAAAAGCTAATCTGGCTGCGTTTCCAGATTCACCAAGCAAAACTTCGCTGGAAGCACTTGCTGATTTTATTGTTGAACGGACTAACTAA
- the tatC gene encoding twin-arginine translocase subunit TatC, producing the protein MAVEETINNIGNDEVDEEMEMSFLDHLEELRWRLIYSIIGLVVGTIICWIFIDFLVDNILLIPAKHMGAKLQNLRPFGQLMLYMQIAIIGGIVISLPNLFFQLWKFIAPALRKKERKYISSIAAFSTFCFLAGIVFAYFLMIPLSLKFAASFGSKSIENNFAIDEYFSIITSIMLAAGVVFELPMISFFLSKLGILTPKFMRKYRKHAIVVIFILSAFLTPGTDPVSQVVLAVPLLLLYEISILVSKISQKKRVE; encoded by the coding sequence GTGGCAGTAGAAGAAACCATCAATAACATTGGTAATGATGAAGTTGACGAAGAAATGGAGATGTCCTTCCTCGACCATCTTGAAGAGCTTCGATGGCGTCTTATATACTCAATTATTGGATTGGTTGTTGGTACTATAATCTGTTGGATTTTCATCGACTTTCTTGTAGATAATATCTTGCTTATCCCGGCTAAACATATGGGGGCAAAACTTCAGAACCTCCGTCCCTTTGGTCAGTTAATGTTATACATGCAAATTGCAATTATTGGTGGAATTGTTATTAGCCTTCCCAATTTATTTTTTCAACTATGGAAATTTATTGCTCCAGCACTGCGTAAGAAAGAAAGAAAATATATTTCATCAATCGCTGCATTTTCTACTTTTTGTTTTTTAGCAGGAATTGTATTTGCATATTTTTTAATGATTCCGCTTAGCTTAAAGTTTGCAGCAAGCTTTGGTTCAAAATCCATAGAAAACAATTTTGCCATAGACGAATATTTTTCGATCATTACAAGTATAATGCTTGCTGCCGGTGTAGTGTTTGAATTACCTATGATTTCTTTTTTTCTTTCCAAGCTTGGCATTCTTACTCCAAAGTTTATGAGAAAATACAGGAAGCATGCCATAGTTGTAATTTTTATTTTATCAGCTTTTCTAACACCTGGAACAGATCCTGTTTCGCAGGTCGTTTTAGCTGTTCCATTATTGTTGTTGTATGAAATAAGCATCTTGGTTTCAAAAATTTCTCAGAAGAAAAGAGTTGAGTAG